CCGATCCGGGCAGCGGCTCCCCGCCGCCGAGCTCGTCGAGGAGGATGCGCGTGGCCTGCGCGCCCTGCTGGAACGGGGACTGCGCCATCGTGGTGAGGCCGAACGATGCCGCGTGGTCGTGGTCGTCGATGCCGATGACCGAGAGGTCGTCCGGCACCCGGAGCCCGTGGTCGGCCGCGGCGAGGATGGCGCCGAACGCCATCTCGTCCGACCCGGCGAACACCGCGGTGGGCCGCGGCCCAGGGCGGTCGAGCAGCCGGTTCATCGCCGCACGTCCCGCAGGCAGCGTGAAACCGCCCGGGATGATCCACTCCGGCCGCACCGGGAGCCCCGCCGCGCGCATCGCCTGCGCGAAGCCGCGCTGGCGCCCGATCGGCACCTGGCTGTTGAGGCCCTCCTCGTCCTCGCCGCCCAGGTGGGCGATGTCGGTGTGACCGAGCGCGAGGAGGTGCTCCGTCGCGGCCCTGGCCGTCGCCTCCTCGTCGATGCCGACGCTGCGCAGGCCCATCACCGGGCCGCCGACGACGATCGTCGGGTGCCCGACGGAGGAGAGCTGCTCGCGCTCGTCCGTGGTGAAGTCGAGGCAGAGCGCCAACAGAGCGTCCGTACGCTTGCGCAGGATGCTGCGGTGGAAGACCCGCTCCCGGTCGCCGCGGTGGCCGCCCAGGTTGAACAGGATCATGTCGTAGCTGGCCGCGCGCAGCTCGGAGTCGACGCCCTCCAGCACCTGCGTATAGAACCACCGGCTGACCGACGGCACCACCACTCCGAGCGCCAGCGTGCGCCCGCTCGCCAGGCCGGACGCGCTCGACGACGCGACGTAGCCGAGCTCGTCCGCGGCGCGCCGCACGGCCGCCCGCGTCTTGTCCGAGACGTTGGGCAGGCCGCGCAGCGCCCGCGAGACGGTGGCCGTCGAGACGCCGGTCGCGCGTGCGACCTCCTCGATCCCTGCCATGCGCACCGCCGGTGGTCAGTGCCGGTCGAGCCGCTCGCGCTCCGCCTCGGCGTCGGCCTCGGCCCGCAGGCGCGCCGCGATGATGCGGCGGCGCGCCTGCCAGAGCGCGACGAGGGCGAGCACGAGCACGAGCGTGACGACCGCCCAGAGCAGCGCCGGCTGCCCGCTGAGCTCGCACCACAGGGTGATCGCGAAGAACGCGACCCCGAAGAAGGCGACGAAGCCGATGCCGACGTCGAGCGCCTCCCGCGGGTCGTTCCAGCGCATCGCGATCAGCCTTTCACGCCGCCGGCGGTGAGGCCGGCGACGATGCGGCGCTGGAAGATCAGCACGAGGATGATCAGTGGCACGGTGACGATGGTGCCGGCGGCCATGACGGTCGTGTACGGCTCCTGGTGCGGCTGGCTGCCGGTGAACGACGCGATCGCGACGGTGACCGGTTGGGTCGCGTCGCTGGAGAGCTGGCTGGAGATCAGGAACTCGTTCCAGGACGAGATGAACGCCAGGATCGCGGTCGTGAACACCGCCGGCGCGGCCAGCGGCAGGATGATCTTGCGGAACGCCTGCGCCTGGGTGCAGCCGTCGATCCGGGCGGCCTCCTCCAGGTCCCACGGCATCTCGCGGAAGAACGACACCAGCGTGTACACCGTCAACGGGAGGGCGAAGGAGATCTGCGGGATGATCAGCGCCTGGTAGGTGCCCATCCAACCGATGTTGGTGAACAGCTGGAACAGCGGCGTGATCAGCGCAACGCCCGGGAACATCGACGCGGCCAGGATGATGCCCAGCACGATGCCCTTCATCTTGAAGTCCAGCCGGGCCAGCGCGTAGGAGGCGAAGATGCCGACCACCAGCGACACGATCGTGACGCAGATGCCGATGAACAGGGAGTTCAGCAGCGCCTGCGCGAGGTGGTTGCCCAGCCGGGTGGAGAACGCGGTGATGTAGTTGTCCAGCGTCACATGCGTGAACCACGGCGTGTTGTCGTTGGTGTACCCGACATCACGGAACGAGGTCACCACCATCCAGTAGAACGGCAGCAGACACCACAACACGATCACGATCGCCTGCACACCGGTACGCACACTCTGATTGCGCTGACGGACCTGGAACCCGCGTCGCTTCTGCGTGCGCGGGAGGGCGTTGGCCTCGGCGGTGGCCGTGGCGGGGCCGGCGGTGGCGGTCATGCCTTCGCCCCCTTCTGCTGGGCTTCCTGCGTTCTGACGACGTTCGTGCCAAGGAGGCGGACGAAGATCAGGGCGACCAGGAAGATGATGATGAACGTGATGGTCGACAGGGCGGCAGCGCTGTTGAAGCCCTGGCGGATCTGGAGGATCACGAGGATCGACAGCGTCGTCGTCGCATTGCCGGAGCCTCCGCCTCCACCGGTGAGGATGAACGGCAGGTCGAAGATGCGCAGCGCGTCGAGCACGCGGAACAGGATGGCGACCATCAGCGCCGGCTTGAGCAGCGGCATGGTCACCCGCCAGAAGCGCTGCCAGGTGCTCGCGCCGTCGACCTTGGCCGCCTCGTAGACCTCCTCGGGGATGATCTGCAGGCCGGCGAGGATCAGCAGCGCCATGAACGGCGTCGTCTTCCAGGTGTCCGCGATGATGACCGCGAACCGCGACGCCCATTCGTCGCTCGTCCAGAGGATGTGTGTGTTGAGCACCGCGTTCGCGACACCGGCGACCGAGAAGATGAAGAACCAGAGCTTCGCGGTGACGGCGGTCGGGATGGCCCACGGGATCAGGATCGCGGCGCGGACGAAGCCGCGGCCGCGGAAGGCGCGGTTCATGATGAGGGCGAACCAGAGGCCGAGGAGGGTCTCGAGGATCACCGTCGTCACGGTGAAGAAGAAGGTGACGAAGGTCGCGTTCCAGAAGCCGGCGCCCAGGTTGCCAGGGGGGCAGGGGATGGTGTTGCCGTCGGCGCCCATGCACTGCTGGAACAGCCAGTGGGCGTAGTTCTGGAAGCCCGCGAAGCCGCCCTGCACGAACAGGCCGGTCGCCGGGTCGAGGCCGGCGTCCTTCTCGAACGACATGATGATCGCCTGAACGATCGGGTACCCGATGACCACGGCGAGCAGGACGAGCGTGGGGAGGATCAGGTAGAGCGCCCAGCGGCTCTGCTGCGCGCGGTTCTTCTTGATGCCCTGGCGGACCGGTGGCCTGCCAGAGGAGGTGGACGGCGGGGCGACGACGTTCGACGTTGACATGTGCGGCCTCCGGAAGCTGATGGATGTGAGGGACCGGGCGGCGGGAGGGTTCCCGCCGCCCGGTGACCGGGGCGCGTCGCTGCGGTGCGGCGCGCGGTGGCCGTGACTAGCCGGCGGACGCCGTCTGGATGGCCGACGCCATGTCCTTCAGCGCCTCGTCGACCGTCTTGTCGCCCTTCAGGGCGGCGTACGAGTTGTCCTGCACGGCCTTGGTGATGGCCGGGTAGAACGGCGACACCGGCCGCGGCACCGCGTTCTCGATCGAGGTCTTCAGCGTCGACAGGTACGGCAGCTGGGAGTTGAGCTGCGCGTCGTCGTACAGCGACGCCACCACGGGTGCCAGCGAGCCCTGCGTGACGAAGAACTTCTGCGTCTCCTCGCTCTGCAGGAACTTCAGGAACTCGAATGCGGTGGCCTTGTGCTTGGAGTACACGCTGATCGCCGCGTTGTGACCGCCCAGGCTGGAGACGCCCGGCTTGCCCTCGGTGACGCCCGGGAGCGGAGCGATCCCGAAGGTGTCCTTCACGGTCGACTCGCCGTCGGTCTTGGCCAGGTTGTACACGTACGGCCAGTTGCGCAGGAACATCAGCTTGCCGGCCTCGAACGCCTGGCGGCCCTGCTCCTCCTGGTAGGTGATGGCCTCGGCCGGAATCTGCCCGTTCTTGAAGCCGTCCACCAGACGCGACAGGCCCTTCTTGGCCTCCGGGCTGTCGACCGTGACCTTCTTGCCGTCCTCGCCGACGATCGTGCCGCCGTCGGTGTTGATCGCCTCGGCGACGTTCACGGTCAGGCCCTCGTACTGCGCGAACTGACCGGCGTAGCAGCCGATGCCCTTCGCCTTCGCGATGTCGCAGTCCTTGAGCATCGCCTCCCACGTCGTCGGCGCCTCTGGCACGAGGTCCTTGCGGTAGTACAGGATGCCGCCGTCGGAGGTCTGCGGCGCCGCGTACTGCGTGCCGTTGTAGGTGCCCGACTTGACGGTCGGCTCCAGCAGCTTCGAGTTGTCCATCTTGAGCTTGCCGGTCAGCGGCTGCAGCCAGCCCTTGGCCGCGAACTCACCGGTCCACACCACGTCGACGTCCACGACGTCGTAGTTGGAGTCCTTGGCCTGGAAGTGCTGCACGAGGTCGTCGTGCTGCTGGTCGGCCTTGTCGGTCTGCTCCTTGAAGGTGACCTTCTCATCGGGGTGGGACGCGTTCCACTTGTCGACGAGGGGGCGGACGACGTTGGAGTTGTCCTTGCCCTGCACGTACGTGATCGGTCCCTTGCTGTCGAGGCCCGAGTTGGCGTCGCCGCCGCCCCCGCTGCCTCCCGAACCTCCGCCCGTGCATCCCGCCAGAGCGAGGCCGACAAGGGCCACTCCTGCGACCACGGAGAGACGTGCTGCTTTCATTTCACTCCTCATTGAGCTCTTGGTGCAGGCGCGGGTGCGCCCGGGGTCAAGCTACCCCCGCATCCAGGGGCCATGCAAGCGTTTACGTCAAGCGCTTGCATAACGAAGTGGTCTCGGGCGCGGCGGATCGAATGCCTATATTCTAGCCAAGCTAGTTAACTGCGCCGGCCGGTGAAAGGGATGCTGATGGGCGACATGACGCTGATCGAACAGGGGCTGCGAGAGCTGCTGACGGCCGAGCGCGGGCTCCGCGAACTGCTGGACGACGAGCCGGAGTGGTACCCAGCGCTGCTGCGTCAGCTTCAGCTCGCGGTGGGCGACGAGCGCATCATCTATCTCGGCGCGTCGGCGGCGAGCGGCGTCGCCACGGTCACCCTCCGGGTCGGCGTCTTCACCGACCGGATGGTCATCGCGACCGAGGTGTTCGACGGCGGCGACGGCGATCCCCAGGTCGTCACCCGCGTCGAGAGCAGGGCCTCCCTGCTGCGCTTCGAGCTGCACGGCGGCTCGGAGGCCGAGGGCGCCCCCGACGCCTGGCCAGGAGGCTTCCGCATCCGCGCCTTCTACCGCTCGGGGCTCACCGTGAGCGTGCCCGCCAACGTCGTCGACACCGAGGCGAAGCGGGTCTCCGTGCACGCCGTCCTCGACGGCATCCGTGCCGATCTGGTCGCCGGTTCCGCTCTGAGCGCACCCGCGGAAGGGGCCGACGAGTCCGGGGTTACGCTTTCCGAGTGAGCGGGATGCGCGGGATGGCCGGTGCCGGCGGCGGCGGCGGAGGCGGCATGCGGTCGCGGATCAGCGCGAGCGATGCCGACGCGCAGAAGGCCCTCAACGCGACGGCCCCGCGGATCCCGAACCTGTTCCGTCGGATCGTCGCCCTCTTCGCCCCGCACAAGGCCGCGATCATCGTCACCATGGTGCTGGTGCTCGCGGGCGCCGCGCTGTCGGTCGTCCCGCCGCTGCTGACCGAGCGCGCCTTCGACCAGGGGCTGTTCCCGACCTCGGGAGGCGGGCCGAACGTCCCCGTGCTGACCGAGATCGTGATCGCGATGATCGTCGTGTTCGTCGGCTCGGCGCTGCTCGGCGTCTGGCAGACCTACCTCACCGCCTCCGTCGGCAACAAGGTGATGGGCGCCCTCCGCGTGCGCCTGTTCTCGCACCTGCAGTCGATGGAGCTGAGCTTCTTCACCCGCACGAAGACCGGCATCATCCAGTCGCGCCTGCAGAACGACGTGGGCGGGGTGGCGAACGTGCTCACCAACACCATGTCGAGCATCCTCGGCAACACGGTGACGGTGATCGCGGCCCTCGTCGCGATGATCCTTCTCAACTGGCAGCTGACGATCGTCGCGGTCATCCTGATGCCGATCCTCGTCATCGCGCAGCGCCGCGTGGGGCAGGTGCGTGCGCGCATCGCGACGAAGACGCAGGAGTCGCTGTCGGACATGACCGCGATCACCCAGGAGACGCTGAGCGTGTCCGGCATCCTGCTGTCGAAGAGCTTCAACCGGCAGGCGGCCGAGGTGGAGCGGTACTCCGACGAGAACCGCAACCAGATCCGGCTCCAGGTGTCGCAGGCGATGAGCGGCCAGTGGTTCTTCGCGATGGTCAACATCTTCCTGTCGTCCATCCCCGCGATCGTCTACCTGATCTCGGGCTGGCTGATCCTCGGCGGGGCCGCCGACATCACCGCGGGCACCATCGTCGCCTTCACGACCGTGCAGGCGCGCCTCCTCTTCCCGCTGCTCGCCCTCATGCGCGTCTCGCTCGACCTGCAGACCTCGTCGGCGCTCTTCGCCCGCATCTTCGAGTACCTCGACCTGAAGCCCGCCATCGCCGACCGGCCGGACGCGGCGCCGGTCGACCCGTCGCGCGAGCTGGGCCGCATCGAGTTCGACCATGTCGTCTTCCGCTACCCGGATGCGAGGGAGGGGGAGCGCAACACCCTCGACGACGTCTCGTTCGTCATCGAGCCGGGCGAGTTCGCCGCCTTCGTCGGCCCGAGCGGCGCCGGCAAGACCACGGTCTCGTACCTGATCCCGCGGTTCTACGACGCGACCTCCGGCCGCATCCTGTTCGGCGACGCCGACCTCCGCGACCTGCAGCAGGACTCGCTGGTCTCGCACATCGGGGTGGTCAGCCAGGAGACCTACCTCTTCCACGCCTCCATCGCCGAGAACCTGCGGTACGCCCGTCCCGACGCGACCCAGGAGGAGCTGGAGGAGGCGGCCCGCCGCGCCAACATCCACGACACGATCGCGGGCTTCCCCGACGGCTACGACACCGTCGTGGGCGAGCGCGGCTATCGGCTCTCCGGCGGCGAGAAGCAGCGCATCGCGATCGCCCGCGTGCTGCTGAAGGACCCGGAGGTGCTCATCCTCGACGAGGCGACCAGCGCCCTCGACACCATCTCGGAGCGCGTCGTGCAGCAGGCCCTCGACACGGCCTCCCGCGGCCGCACCACCATCGCGATCGCCCACCGCCTCTCCACGATCGTGGCCGCCGACATCATCTTCGTCGTCGACCACGGCCAGGTCGTCGAGCGCGGGACGCACCGCGAACTGCTCGAGGTCGGCGGCGTCTACGCGCGGCTCTACCGCGAGCAGACCGAGGGCGCGCTGCTGGAGGAGTGACCCCGGGCGTTCGCCGGCGCGCGCTAGGCTCCGCCCATGACCACCATCCCCGAGCTCCTGCACGCGAACCTCCACGACGTGTTCGGCAACCGCGACGCGGCGACCCGGCGCGCGGCGATCGACCGCATCTACGCGGAGGACGTCGTCTTCACCGATCCCGAGGGGGAGGTGCGCGGGCGCGACGCGCTCGAGCAGAAGGCGGCGGGACTGCTGGCGAGCGTCCCGGAGGCCTTCGCGTTCGCCGAGGACGGGCCGCAGTACCTCTCCGAGACCGCCGGCGTGCTGGCCTGGACCTTCGGACCGGAGGGCGCCCCGGCCGTGCGCGGGGTCGACGTCATCCGGGTGGCAGACGGGCGCATCGTGTCGCTGCTGACGGTGCTGGCGCCCTCCGAGGGCTGACGCGCTGCACGCTCCGCGGGATCCGGTTCCCCCGCCGCATCCGCAGTGTTAGCCTGGCCTAACATCTGGATCAGGGGAGGCGGAATGGCCGTCGACGTGGGCGAGCGCACCACGCGCGCACCCCTGCGCCTGCTCCTTCTGCTCGGCCCCGCGTTCGTCGCCGCCATCGCCTACGTCGACCCCGGCAACGTGGCGGCGAACCTGACGGCCGGCGCCCGTTACGGCTACCTGCTCGTGTGGGTGCTCGTCGCGGCGAACGCCATCGCGGTCTTCATCCAGTACCAGTCGGCGAAGCTGGGGCTGGTCACCGGACGCAGCCTCCCCGAGCTCCTCGGCGCCCGGCTCGGCACCGGGACGCGCCGGGCGTTCTGGGTGCAGGCCGAGCTCGTCGCCGCCGCGACCGACATCGCCGAGGTGATCGGCGGCGCCATCGCGCTGAATCTGCTGTTCGGCCTCCCGCTCCCGCTCGGCGGGCTGATCGTCGGCGTCGCCGCCATCGCGATCCTGGCCGTGCAGTCGCGCCGGGGGCAGCGGCCCTTCGAGGCGATCATCCTCGGGCTGCTCGGCGTGATCGCCGTCGGCTTCCTCGCCGGGCTCGTCGTCAGCCCGGTCGACTGGGGCGCGGCCGCGGGCGGCCTGGTCCCGCGCTTCGACGGCGCGCCCACGGTCCTGCTCGCGGCGAGCATGCTGGGTGCGACCGTGATGCCGCATGCGATCTATCTGCACTCGGCCCTCGCGCGCGACCGGCACGGCATCGCGGCGGAGCGCGGGAGGCTGCGGGAGCTGCTCCGGGCGACCCGGGTGGACGTCGTGCTCGCGCTGATCCTCGCCGGTGCCGTCAACATCGCGATGCTCCTGCTCGCCGCGTCGTCGCTGCGCGGCGTCGACGGCACCGACACGATCCAGGGCGCGCACGCCGCCATCGCCTCCGCGCTCGGACCGGCGGTCGGCGTGATCTTCGCGGTCGGCCTGCTCGCCTCGGGCCTCGCCTCCACCTCGGTCGGCAGCTACGCGGGCGCGACGATCATGGGCGGCCTGCTGCACGTCCGGGTGCCCCTGCTCGCGCGCCGCGTCATCACGCTCGTGCCGGCGATCGTCATCCTGGCGCTCGGCGTGGAGCCGACCTGGGCCCTGGTGCTGTCGCAGGTCTTCCTCAGCCTCGGCATCCCGTTCGCGATGATCCCGCTGCTGCGCCTGACCGGCTCCCGCGCCGTCATGGGCGAGCACGTGAACCCGTTGTGGGTGCGGATCGCGGGAGGTGCGGTGGCGGCGCTCGTGGTCCTCCTGAACCTCGCGCTCGTCGTGCTCACCCTGGTGGGCTAGGACGCGGTCGCCACCCACACGGCGGCGGCCGCGGTCGCGCCGAGCACGATGGTCGCGCCGTCGATCAGCACCGTGACGTCCCCGGCGAAGGCGCGGTGCTCGTCCACCTGCAGGACCGCATCGAGCCGGAGGCCGCGCTCGCCGAGATAGCGGAGCACCGCAGGGTCCGCGTCCGAGATCCGCGCGACCGTGAGCGGCACGCCCGCGGGCGCCGAGAGCAGCGCCACCGCCGCGGGCCGCCGTGGCTCGCCATCGGCCGTCGGGATCGGGTCCCCGTGCGGGTCGCGAGCCGGGTGCCCGAGCCGCCTGTCGATCCGGGCGACCAGCTCGTCCGAGACGGCGTGCTCCAGCACCTCCGCCTCGTCGTGCACCTCGTCCCAGCCGTAGCCGAGCTCGGCCACGAGGAACGTCTCGATCAGCCGGTGCCGCCGCACCATCTGCACCGCGTGCCGCCGCCCGGCTTCGGTCAGCTCGATGCCGCCGTACGGCTCGTGCGCGACCAGACCCTGCTCGGCGAGCCGGCGGATCGCGTCGGAGACGGTCGCGGCGCGCACGCCCATCCGCGAGGAGAGCTGCTTCACCGTGACCGGGTCGCCCTCCCATTCAGTGGCCGACCAGATCAGCTTGAGGTAGTCCTGCGCGACGGACGAGAGGTCGGAGACAGGCATAGGCCGATTCTAAGTGGCGCAGTAACACGGGCCCGGGCTCCAGCGCGCGCTGTTAGCGTGGGTCGGGTGAAGTACGCAGAGACCATCGTCGACCTCGTCGGCGACACGCCCCTCGTCAAGCTCAACAGGCTCACCGAGGGCATCGCGGCAACAGTGCTCGTCAAGCTCGAGTATCTGAACCCCGGAGGATCGTCCAAGGACCGCATCGCGTCGCGCATCATCGACGCGGCCGAGAAGGAGGGGCTCCTCAAGCCCGGTGGCACCATCGTGGAGCCCACCAGCGGCAACACCGGCGTCGGCCTCGCGCTCGTCGCCCAGCAGCGCGGCTACCGCTGCGTCTTCGTGCTGCCGGACAAGGTCGGCGAGGACAAGCGCAACGTGCTGACCGCGTACGGCGCCGAGATCGTGGTGACCCCGACCTCCGTGCCGCCCGAGCACCCCGACTCCTATTATTCGGTGTCCGACCGGCTCGCCGCCGAGATCCCCGGCGCCTTCAAGCCCAACCAGTACTTCAACCCCAACGGCCCGCGCAGCCACTACGAGACCACCGGCCCCGAGATCTGGCGCGACACCGAGGGCCGCATCACGCATCTCGTCGCCGGCGTCGGCACCGGAGGCACCATCTCCGGCACCGGCCGCTACCTCAAGGAAGTGTCGGAGGGGCGGGTCCGCATCGTCGGCGCCGACCCCGAGGGCTCGGTCTACTCCGGCGGGACCGGCCGGCCGTACCTGGTCGAGGGCGTCGGTGAGGACTTCTGGCCCGGCGCGTACGACGCGTCCGTCGTCGACGAGGTGATCGCGGTCAGCGACGCCGACTCCTTCCACATGACGCGCAGGCTCGCGCGCGAGGAGGGGATCCTGGTCGGCGGGTCGAGCGGCATGGCCGTCGTCGCCGCCCTGCGCGCGGCGAAGGACCTCGGCCCCGACGACGTGGTGGTCGTGATCCTGCCCGACGGCGGCCGCGGCTACCTCGGCAAGATCTTCAACGACAAGTGGATGCGCTCCTACGGCTTCAGCGAGGTGCCGGACGAGTCGACGGTGCACGACCTGATCAAGACCAAGCGCGGCGATCTGCCCGACCTCGTGCACACGCACCCGGCCGAGACCGTCCGCGACGCCATCCACATCATGAACACCTACGGCGTCTCGCAGCTCCCGGTGCTGACCGCGGAGCCGCCCGTGGTGATGGGGGAGGTCGCGGGCGCCCTCGACGAGACCTCTCTCGTCGACGCCGTGTTCAGCGGTCGCGCGCAGATGAGCGACACCGTCGGCGCGCACCTCGGCGACCCGCTGCCGCTGATCGGTGTCAACGAGCCGGTCACCGCGGCGCGTGCCGCGCTGGCAACCGCGAACGCCCTGCTGGTCACCGACGGCGGCAAGCCCGTTGCGGTGCTCACCCGGCAGGACCTCCTCAACTTCCTCAGCGAGTAGCCCCGCGCTCCTCCCTTCCGCTCCCGACACCCAAGGACAGCAATGACTGACGCCCACAACGCCGACGGCTTCGCGACCCGCGCCATCCACGTCGGACAGGAGTTCGACCCGACGACCGGCGCGATCATCCCGCCGATCTACCAGACCTCGACCTTCGTCCAGGACGGGATCGGCGGGTTGCGCGGCGGCTACGAGTACGGCCGCGCCGGCAACCCGACGCGCACCGCTCTCGAGACCCTGCTCGCCTCGCTCGAAGGCGGCGTGCGGGCGCTGTCGTTCGCCTCCGGGCTCGCCGCGGAGGATGCGCTGATCCGCGCCGCACTGACCCCGGGCGATCACATCGTGCTCGGGAACGACGTGTACGGCGGGACGCACCGGCTGATCGAGCGGATCCACGGCGCGTGGGGCATCCGCAACACCACGGTCGATCTCGCCGACCTCGATGCGGTGCGCACGGCGCTCGCCACCGAGGGCACGCGGATGCTCTGGATCGAGACGCCGAGCAACCCGCTGATGAAGGTCAGCGATCTGGCGGCGCTCGTGACGCTCGGCCACGAGGCCGGCGCCGTGGTGGTCGTGGACAACACCTTCGCCTCGCCGGCTCTGCAGCAGCCGCTGTCGTTCGGAGCCGATGTCGTGGTGCACTCCACGACGAAGTACCTCGGCGGCCACTCCGACGTGATCGGCGGCGCCCTGGTCTTCGCGGGGGAGGAGCTGGCCGAGAAGGCGCAGTTCATCCAGTTCGCCGCGGGCGCGGTCTCCGCCCCGCTCGATGCGTGGCTCACCGTCCGCGGCATCAAGACGCTGGACGTGCGGATGAAGCGGCACAGCGAGAACGCCCAGGCGATCGCCGAGGCGCTGGTGGGTCACCCGGGAGTCGACGCCGTCTACTACCCGGGCCTGCCGACGCACCCCGGTCATGAGCTCGCCGCGGCACAGATGAGCGGCTTCGGCGGGATGCTCTCCGTCGCGCTCAGCGGGGGCGCGCCGGCAGCGCGCCGGTTCGCCGAGTCGACGCGCGTCTTCCAGCTGGCGGAATCGCTCGGCGGGGTGGAGTCGCTGATCGGCTACCCCTCCGAGATGACCCACGCCTCGGTGCGCGGGACTGCGCTCGAGGTGCCCGACAACATCGTGCGCCTCTCCGTCGGCATCGAGGATGTCGCGGACCTCCTCGCCGACGTCGAACAGGCCGTGGGAGCGTGACGCAGCGGCGGTTCTCCGCGGAAGTCAAGCGCGACACGCCCGGATTGCAGTGCAGATTTGCGAGCCTTCCGGGCCTTGCGTAAAGTACTTACTTGTCACCCCAAAGGTGCGGGAGAGCCGAAGAGCTCCCCGGCCTCAAGCGGGACCATCATTCTGAGCCTGACGGCGAAACTGAACTTGTGAGAGTCGGTTCGCTGCGTTTAGGATGAACACCTCCACTTCTTGATCGGATTCGATCGGCGCGGCGCGCTGAGTTGACATCCTGGTCCGGAGTGGTAAGGTAGGGAAGTTGCCTCACGGTGAAGCCTGGAAGGGTGGAGCGTGGGTGCGTCCGATCCTTGAGAACTCAACAGCGTGCACAATGTCAAATGCCAAATTATCCTCGGCATTCGTGTGATGGTTTCGACCTGATCGTGAGTGTTTGAGATTCCTTTGGATTAGAAACAGAATGTCAGTAGATATTCGAAACTAGTCAGAACAAACTCGCAGTGTGGAGCATATTTCCTGTTTCGCCTGCACTATGTTTCCTGGTTGCTTGCAGCTAGGGCATAAACATTTTACGGAGAGTTTGATCCTGGCTCAGGACGAACGCTGGCGGCGTGCTTAACACATGCAAGTCGAACGATGAACCCGGAGCTTGCTCTGGGGGATTAGTGGCGAACGGGTGAGTAACACGTGAGTAACCTGCCCTTGACTCTGGGATAACCTCCGGAAA
The sequence above is a segment of the Leifsonia williamsii genome. Coding sequences within it:
- a CDS encoding LacI family DNA-binding transcriptional regulator, giving the protein MAGIEEVARATGVSTATVSRALRGLPNVSDKTRAAVRRAADELGYVASSSASGLASGRTLALGVVVPSVSRWFYTQVLEGVDSELRAASYDMILFNLGGHRGDRERVFHRSILRKRTDALLALCLDFTTDEREQLSSVGHPTIVVGGPVMGLRSVGIDEEATARAATEHLLALGHTDIAHLGGEDEEGLNSQVPIGRQRGFAQAMRAAGLPVRPEWIIPGGFTLPAGRAAMNRLLDRPGPRPTAVFAGSDEMAFGAILAAADHGLRVPDDLSVIGIDDHDHAASFGLTTMAQSPFQQGAQATRILLDELGGGEPLPGSVLAPATLVVRSSTAPPRAAQRGPSAT
- a CDS encoding carbohydrate ABC transporter permease, whose product is MTATAGPATATAEANALPRTQKRRGFQVRQRNQSVRTGVQAIVIVLWCLLPFYWMVVTSFRDVGYTNDNTPWFTHVTLDNYITAFSTRLGNHLAQALLNSLFIGICVTIVSLVVGIFASYALARLDFKMKGIVLGIILAASMFPGVALITPLFQLFTNIGWMGTYQALIIPQISFALPLTVYTLVSFFREMPWDLEEAARIDGCTQAQAFRKIILPLAAPAVFTTAILAFISSWNEFLISSQLSSDATQPVTVAIASFTGSQPHQEPYTTVMAAGTIVTVPLIILVLIFQRRIVAGLTAGGVKG
- a CDS encoding carbohydrate ABC transporter permease, translating into MSTSNVVAPPSTSSGRPPVRQGIKKNRAQQSRWALYLILPTLVLLAVVIGYPIVQAIIMSFEKDAGLDPATGLFVQGGFAGFQNYAHWLFQQCMGADGNTIPCPPGNLGAGFWNATFVTFFFTVTTVILETLLGLWFALIMNRAFRGRGFVRAAILIPWAIPTAVTAKLWFFIFSVAGVANAVLNTHILWTSDEWASRFAVIIADTWKTTPFMALLILAGLQIIPEEVYEAAKVDGASTWQRFWRVTMPLLKPALMVAILFRVLDALRIFDLPFILTGGGGGSGNATTTLSILVILQIRQGFNSAAALSTITFIIIFLVALIFVRLLGTNVVRTQEAQQKGAKA
- a CDS encoding ABC transporter substrate-binding protein; the protein is MKAARLSVVAGVALVGLALAGCTGGGSGGSGGGGDANSGLDSKGPITYVQGKDNSNVVRPLVDKWNASHPDEKVTFKEQTDKADQQHDDLVQHFQAKDSNYDVVDVDVVWTGEFAAKGWLQPLTGKLKMDNSKLLEPTVKSGTYNGTQYAAPQTSDGGILYYRKDLVPEAPTTWEAMLKDCDIAKAKGIGCYAGQFAQYEGLTVNVAEAINTDGGTIVGEDGKKVTVDSPEAKKGLSRLVDGFKNGQIPAEAITYQEEQGRQAFEAGKLMFLRNWPYVYNLAKTDGESTVKDTFGIAPLPGVTEGKPGVSSLGGHNAAISVYSKHKATAFEFLKFLQSEETQKFFVTQGSLAPVVASLYDDAQLNSQLPYLSTLKTSIENAVPRPVSPFYPAITKAVQDNSYAALKGDKTVDEALKDMASAIQTASAG
- a CDS encoding ABC transporter ATP-binding protein; its protein translation is MAGAGGGGGGGMRSRISASDADAQKALNATAPRIPNLFRRIVALFAPHKAAIIVTMVLVLAGAALSVVPPLLTERAFDQGLFPTSGGGPNVPVLTEIVIAMIVVFVGSALLGVWQTYLTASVGNKVMGALRVRLFSHLQSMELSFFTRTKTGIIQSRLQNDVGGVANVLTNTMSSILGNTVTVIAALVAMILLNWQLTIVAVILMPILVIAQRRVGQVRARIATKTQESLSDMTAITQETLSVSGILLSKSFNRQAAEVERYSDENRNQIRLQVSQAMSGQWFFAMVNIFLSSIPAIVYLISGWLILGGAADITAGTIVAFTTVQARLLFPLLALMRVSLDLQTSSALFARIFEYLDLKPAIADRPDAAPVDPSRELGRIEFDHVVFRYPDAREGERNTLDDVSFVIEPGEFAAFVGPSGAGKTTVSYLIPRFYDATSGRILFGDADLRDLQQDSLVSHIGVVSQETYLFHASIAENLRYARPDATQEELEEAARRANIHDTIAGFPDGYDTVVGERGYRLSGGEKQRIAIARVLLKDPEVLILDEATSALDTISERVVQQALDTASRGRTTIAIAHRLSTIVAADIIFVVDHGQVVERGTHRELLEVGGVYARLYREQTEGALLEE
- a CDS encoding nuclear transport factor 2 family protein; protein product: MTTIPELLHANLHDVFGNRDAATRRAAIDRIYAEDVVFTDPEGEVRGRDALEQKAAGLLASVPEAFAFAEDGPQYLSETAGVLAWTFGPEGAPAVRGVDVIRVADGRIVSLLTVLAPSEG
- a CDS encoding Nramp family divalent metal transporter, which produces MAVDVGERTTRAPLRLLLLLGPAFVAAIAYVDPGNVAANLTAGARYGYLLVWVLVAANAIAVFIQYQSAKLGLVTGRSLPELLGARLGTGTRRAFWVQAELVAAATDIAEVIGGAIALNLLFGLPLPLGGLIVGVAAIAILAVQSRRGQRPFEAIILGLLGVIAVGFLAGLVVSPVDWGAAAGGLVPRFDGAPTVLLAASMLGATVMPHAIYLHSALARDRHGIAAERGRLRELLRATRVDVVLALILAGAVNIAMLLLAASSLRGVDGTDTIQGAHAAIASALGPAVGVIFAVGLLASGLASTSVGSYAGATIMGGLLHVRVPLLARRVITLVPAIVILALGVEPTWALVLSQVFLSLGIPFAMIPLLRLTGSRAVMGEHVNPLWVRIAGGAVAALVVLLNLALVVLTLVG